The following proteins are encoded in a genomic region of Anaerolineales bacterium:
- a CDS encoding DNA polymerase III subunit alpha — MNKDLSSDFTHLRVYSQFSLLRATPSIEDLVARASAEGLSSLALTDMDGLFGVVQFVKRCRESGIKPILGITFDVAAPEAISREDLQSHGQLTLLAMNRAGYRSLCRLSSSLLGHPQSADRSKDVLAWAQLEAYNEGILCIAGGRSGWSSGLIADGRDAAAQQYLNRLKSIFKEACYLGLEIHPASDAGSSDRILALADRMNLPYVAAQPVYTLHPQERSRLRLLAAIDRNCTLDAVPDSALPDGGDAGVDLHWLTREEVAARHARYPLALERISEIVHRCEPALPQGTVIWPTIEIPKGETKDTMLESAARKGMIERFGEAPSTEVRERLQHELDVILAREYAALFLIVADIVRFAHDAEIPVSTRGSVANSLVAYCLGITSVDPIEHDLLFERFLNPERTDLPDIDLDFCSRRRDEILGYVRTHFGADRVALVATISSMQPRSAVGETAKAFGLEEKRINRLKAMLPRRWHPDPRKRDRRGVDDVLELLSDPLEREIVQQGYRLVGQPHHLSVHPGGVVITPGPLTDYLPVQWASKGFLITQFNNVDLEAIGVPKLDLLGIRALTVLNDAAELVRRHHRPDFDLNQIPLDDAATGALLMNGSTIGVFQCESAGAQRTLRQLKARNVQDLATANAFFKPGPAMGGMARSFVRRYRGEEPVSYLHPALEPILRRTKGVLIFQEQVLRLAHEIADLSWEEADHLRRGMSKFRSEEMTAMRLRFIRGCMRPEPDGPGMSQRQANQLWDQVDAFAGYGFNQGHATAYAMVSYRSAYLKAHWPAAFLCARLAGHGGYHHPAIYIAEARRLAIQVRPPHVNHSERRFTLEFERDEDRLHAVLWMGLDQIRDLRRRSIASIRRERTMGEFSSVRDLIGRVELQQKEIMHLIQGGALDGLAESRSKAIAEAEDVFRAGTPRQISFEFGEQEAPQQESAGKRLDWERSVLGFPVSVNPLELISEDLRDAHTLRGLQAAEERSMTLVGFKLPGRTGGSGFFFGDGDAFIRAQFDEETGSPRTAIQNWQPLRLYGRWCTDDWGGGWFRIASAERLTPAKGASGALHQPA, encoded by the coding sequence ATGAATAAAGACTTATCTTCCGATTTCACCCATTTGCGCGTGTATTCTCAATTTTCCCTCCTGCGTGCCACACCGAGCATCGAGGACCTGGTTGCCCGTGCTTCGGCGGAGGGTCTTTCATCGTTGGCGCTGACGGACATGGATGGCCTGTTCGGAGTCGTTCAATTCGTGAAGCGCTGCCGTGAGTCCGGAATTAAGCCTATCCTTGGGATCACTTTCGACGTGGCCGCGCCTGAGGCGATTTCCCGTGAGGATCTCCAGAGCCACGGTCAGCTCACGCTTCTGGCGATGAATCGGGCAGGGTACCGCTCGTTGTGCCGGCTTTCTTCATCGTTGTTGGGACATCCGCAGTCGGCTGATAGATCGAAAGATGTGCTCGCGTGGGCGCAGCTCGAAGCTTACAATGAAGGGATTCTCTGCATCGCAGGCGGCCGCAGCGGATGGTCAAGCGGGTTGATTGCGGATGGGCGGGATGCTGCTGCGCAGCAGTACCTCAACCGGCTCAAGTCGATTTTCAAAGAAGCGTGTTACCTGGGATTGGAAATCCATCCTGCCAGCGACGCCGGTTCGTCCGATCGCATACTGGCGCTCGCCGATCGCATGAACCTGCCGTACGTGGCTGCGCAGCCGGTTTACACGCTGCATCCCCAGGAGCGATCCCGATTGAGGCTACTTGCGGCGATCGACCGGAATTGCACTCTGGATGCGGTTCCGGATTCGGCGCTTCCAGACGGAGGGGATGCGGGGGTCGATCTCCACTGGCTCACCCGGGAGGAAGTGGCCGCACGCCATGCAAGGTATCCACTGGCGCTGGAGCGCATATCCGAAATCGTTCATCGCTGTGAACCGGCTTTGCCGCAAGGGACGGTCATCTGGCCGACGATCGAAATTCCCAAAGGCGAGACGAAGGACACGATGCTCGAATCTGCAGCACGGAAAGGGATGATCGAGCGATTTGGTGAGGCGCCCTCCACCGAAGTGCGCGAGCGGCTGCAGCATGAGCTGGATGTGATTCTGGCTCGTGAGTACGCCGCATTGTTTCTGATCGTGGCCGATATCGTGCGCTTTGCGCACGACGCGGAAATTCCCGTGAGCACACGTGGCAGCGTGGCGAATTCACTCGTCGCGTACTGCCTGGGCATCACCTCGGTAGACCCGATCGAACACGACCTGCTCTTCGAACGGTTCTTGAATCCGGAGCGGACAGACCTACCTGACATCGATCTCGACTTCTGCAGCCGGCGCCGGGACGAAATCCTCGGCTACGTGCGAACCCATTTCGGCGCGGATCGCGTGGCGCTGGTTGCTACGATCAGCAGTATGCAGCCAAGATCCGCAGTCGGTGAGACGGCGAAAGCCTTCGGGCTCGAGGAGAAACGGATCAACCGCTTGAAGGCCATGCTGCCTCGCAGGTGGCATCCCGATCCGCGCAAGCGAGATCGCCGCGGTGTGGACGATGTGCTGGAGCTGCTGTCTGATCCCCTCGAACGCGAAATCGTCCAGCAGGGCTATCGACTCGTCGGTCAGCCGCATCACCTCAGCGTGCATCCGGGCGGCGTGGTGATCACGCCCGGCCCGCTCACGGATTACCTCCCTGTGCAATGGGCCTCGAAGGGTTTTTTGATCACGCAGTTCAATAATGTGGACCTCGAGGCGATCGGTGTACCGAAGCTCGATTTGCTCGGTATCCGTGCGCTTACGGTGCTCAACGATGCGGCCGAATTGGTGCGCCGGCACCATCGGCCGGATTTTGACTTGAATCAGATCCCCCTCGACGACGCCGCCACCGGCGCGCTGTTGATGAACGGCAGTACGATCGGTGTATTTCAATGCGAATCGGCCGGCGCGCAGCGAACGCTGCGCCAATTGAAGGCGCGAAACGTTCAAGATCTTGCGACGGCGAATGCCTTCTTCAAGCCCGGCCCGGCGATGGGCGGCATGGCGCGATCGTTCGTCCGGCGCTACCGGGGGGAAGAGCCCGTCAGTTATCTGCATCCGGCGCTCGAGCCGATTCTGCGGCGCACGAAGGGCGTTCTGATCTTTCAGGAACAGGTCTTGCGTCTCGCACACGAGATCGCCGATTTGAGCTGGGAAGAAGCGGATCATCTCCGACGCGGCATGAGCAAGTTCCGGTCCGAAGAAATGACGGCCATGCGCTTGCGGTTCATTCGCGGGTGTATGCGGCCGGAGCCGGATGGGCCAGGAATGTCGCAGCGCCAGGCAAATCAACTGTGGGACCAGGTCGATGCGTTTGCGGGATACGGCTTCAATCAAGGCCATGCAACAGCGTATGCGATGGTCAGCTATCGATCCGCGTATCTGAAGGCGCATTGGCCGGCTGCGTTTTTATGCGCCCGCCTCGCCGGACATGGGGGCTACCATCATCCGGCGATATACATCGCTGAAGCGCGTCGATTGGCGATCCAGGTGCGCCCACCGCACGTAAATCACAGCGAACGACGCTTCACATTGGAGTTTGAAAGGGACGAGGATCGATTGCACGCTGTATTGTGGATGGGATTGGACCAGATTCGGGATTTACGCCGTCGATCGATTGCGTCCATCCGGCGGGAGAGAACCATGGGGGAATTCAGCAGTGTGCGCGATTTGATCGGACGTGTTGAGCTGCAGCAAAAGGAAATCATGCACCTCATCCAGGGCGGCGCGCTCGATGGACTCGCGGAGAGCAGATCGAAGGCGATCGCAGAAGCGGAAGATGTATTCCGTGCCGGGACGCCGCGGCAGATTTCGTTCGAGTTCGGCGAGCAGGAAGCGCCGCAGCAGGAATCGGCCGGAAAACGGTTGGATTGGGAACGCAGCGTCCTGGGATTTCCGGTCAGCGTTAATCCGTTGGAGTTGATCTCGGAAGATTTGAGAGATGCT